A genomic segment from Mobula birostris isolate sMobBir1 chromosome 31, sMobBir1.hap1, whole genome shotgun sequence encodes:
- the LOC140190853 gene encoding cytochrome c oxidase subunit 6A, mitochondrial-like gives MMAAMWGRLFRSGFSGVRQLSATAAGAEEHQSARMWKILTFVVAIPGVSVCMLNCYLKAQQHTHERIEFVPYEHLRIRSKPFPWGDGNHSFFHNSHTNPLPTGWED, from the exons ATGATGGCGGCGATGTGGGGACGGCTTTTCCGCAGCGGCTTCAGCGGCGTCCGTCAGCTGTCGGCGACGGCGGCCGGGGCCGAGGAGCACCAGAGCG CACGCATGTGGAAAATCCTGACTTTTGTTGTTGCCATCCCTGGAGTATCCGTGTGCATGTTGAACTGCTACTTGAAGGCGCAGCAACACACCCATGAGAGGATAGAGTTTGTTCCTTACGAGCATCTTCGCATCAGGAGCAAA CCATTCCCTTGGGGTGATGGGAACCATTCTTTCTTCCATAACTCCCATACCAATCCTCTGCCCACTGGCTGGGAAGATTGA
- the triap1 gene encoding TP53-regulated inhibitor of apoptosis 1 yields MNSVGSECLELKRGYDLCFNRWFAEKFLKGERSADPCSELFKQYQECVKKAIKEKEIPIEGLEFMGPRQEKPFGSGGSS; encoded by the exons ATGAACAGCGTGGGCTCTGAGTGCCTGGAGCTGAAGCGCGGCTACGACCTGTGCTTCAACCGCTGGTTCGCCGAGAAGTTCCTGAAGGGAGAGCGCAGTGCGGACCCGTGCAGCGAGCTCTTTAAACAGTACCAGGAATGCGTGAAG AAAGCCATCAAAGAAAAGGAAATCCCAATTGAAGGACTGGAATTCATGGGGCCCAGACAGGAAAAACCCTTTGGAAGTGGTGGTTCATCATAA